Genomic window (Aquificaceae bacterium):
ACTTTCAGTGATTAGTTTCTAATACTCCACCAAAAAAGTATGCGACACGCCACGCAAGCTCCTCATCTATTACCTTAAGTAGCCCTATAGCACTGAGAGATGCCATAAGGCTTCCAAGATTCCAAAGTGCGGTTATTGTGCCATCTACTTTTCCTCTGTGCCTTGATGGGACAAACTCGTCTATGGCGGACTGTATGGCGGCGAACTCGCCACCAAGCCCAGCACCTGCAAGGATTCTAAAAAGCAAGGCGGTCTCAAAGCTGTTGGCAAAGCCTGTCAGAAAAGTGCCACCTGCGTAGAGCAAGAGGGTAATAAGAAAGAGCTTTTTTCTGCCATATTTGTCCGCAAGGTAGCCAAAGATAAGCGAGCCTATTATTGCACCCAATAGGAAACCGCTCACCATCATAGAGCTTTGCTGGGGGGGGTAAATTCAAGGCTTTTCGCCATAGGCTTTAGGACTGCACTTACTATTACCACCTCAAAGGCGTCAAGCACCCAAGTGATGCCAAGGGCAAAGACAAAGCGTGTATGAAAGCCTGTCCAAGGCAGGCTGTCAAGCCTACAGGTTATATCTGTGTTTATGAACCTCACGATGCTATAAAATATAAACCACCATGATAGCTTATTTTGTGATGGAGTTGGGTCTTGAGGACAGTATGCCTATATACAGTGGAGGGTTAGGGGTTCTCGCAGGCGATACCCTTTTTTCCTATGCGGATATGGATATTCCTGCAGTTTGCGTTACCCTGCTTTACAAAAGAGGCTACAACCTTCAGAAAATAACTCCTCACGGCATGCAGTTGGACTTTGATGCCCTTTGGGACTACAGGCGATATCTTAAAAAACTTGACGTGGAAGTGGAAATTTTCTTTGGAGACCTAAAGCAAAGGATTACCTGCTGGGAGTATTGGGTTAGGTCAAAGGGGAATGTGAGGGTTTTGTTTCTTGATGCGGACATAGAGGGTAATGACCCAGAGATAAGGAAGCTAAACAGCAAGCTATACTTTGACGACGGTCTTTATAGACTCAGACAGGAAATACTCTTAGGAATTGGTGGCTACAGAATCCT
Coding sequences:
- a CDS encoding MFS transporter, whose product is MMVSGFLLGAIIGSLIFGYLADKYGRKKLFLITLLLYAGGTFLTGFANSFETALLFRILAGAGLGGEFAAIQSAIDEFVPSRHRGKVDGTITALWNLGSLMASLSAIGLLKVIDEELAWRVAYFFGGVLETNH